A segment of the Patescibacteria group bacterium genome:
CGGATTGAGTCGGAAAGCCCCGTCTGGGAAACCATTCGGTTCTCCCGTATAGGAAAATATTAAGAACCGAAGGGACGCGAGAGTTCTTAGCTCTGCGGAAACTCCCGTCCTAGGGTTTTTAAAGAGCTACAAGCTAAAAAGCTAATTTTATGGCAATAGAGATTATTCCCAAAGAGGCAGCTAAACTACCCCTTTGGCAAAATATTCTATTTTATCTTTCTTTGATTTTGCTTTTAACCTCAATTTCAGGCTATCTTGTTTTACATTATGTCTACTATAAAAAAGCAGAATTAGCTTTAGATGAACTAGAAATAGCTTTAGAAAAAGGAAAAACTCCACAACAAGAGTTATTAAAGAAAGAGATTTTAAATTATCAGAAAACAATTGAAGACTTCTCCTCTTTACTTAGTGCCCATCAAATAAGTTCAAAATTCTTTATTTCTCTTGAGAAAATCTGTCATCCAAAAGTTTTCTTTACTAAAGTAAATTTGAATATTGATGAAAAAAAAGGAAATATTTTTGGCAAAACGGAAAGTTTTCAAGCTTTAGGTCAACAACTCTTGATTTTTAAAAAGGATGAAATGATTAAAAGTATTAATTTATCTAATGTTGGGATTGGAAAAGGGGGAGATATTGAATTCACTTTAGGTCTTTCTCTTTGGCCAGAATTGTTTAAATAAAATTATGCCCCGATTAATTACCGCTATTATTTGTCTTTTTCTAACCTTAATTTTAGGATTCTTTATAATTTGGCCAAAATATCAAGACTTAAGAGATCTCAAGCTTGAAATTAAGACAAGAGAGACCGAACTTAACTATCGGGAGGAATATTTTTCGGATCTTAACAAAATCTCTGAGGAATTGAAAAAATATGAGGCTGAACTTTCCAAAATTAATGATGCTCTTCCAGATGATCCTTCCTTGCCTTCTTTATTAAATTTTCTTGAGAAAGCTAGTTCCCAAAATGGTTTAGTTTTTAAAAAATTGGGATCTTTTTCCACAGTTTCACTAAAAAAACCAACTAGGACAGCTACCCCTTCAG
Coding sequences within it:
- the pilO gene encoding type 4a pilus biogenesis protein PilO produces the protein MPRLITAIICLFLTLILGFFIIWPKYQDLRDLKLEIKTRETELNYREEYFSDLNKISEELKKYEAELSKINDALPDDPSLPSLLNFLEKASSQNGLVFKKLGSFSTVSLKKPTRTATPSEQQPLSPSEIKETRLGFEVSGSYSALKNFLSTLEKSARLIEIETISFSFEEGEIFSFALEIKTFSY